In Bacillus cereus ATCC 14579, a single window of DNA contains:
- a CDS encoding toxin-antitoxin system HicB family antitoxin has product MAKKKSFPLRIDPELHAVIEKWANDEFRSVNAHIEYLLREMAKQKGKLKKDKDA; this is encoded by the coding sequence ATGGCTAAAAAGAAAAGCTTTCCATTACGTATTGATCCTGAATTACACGCAGTCATCGAAAAATGGGCAAATGATGAATTTCGTAGCGTCAATGCACACATCGAGTATTTACTTCGAGAAATGGCAAAGCAAAAAGGGAAATTAAAAAAAGATAAAGATGCATAA
- the purH gene encoding bifunctional phosphoribosylaminoimidazolecarboxamide formyltransferase/IMP cyclohydrolase: protein MKKRALVSVSDKTGVVEFVKGLLEQGIEVISTGGTKKLLEENGLQVIGISEVTGFPEIMDGRVKTLHPNIHGGLLAVRDNETHVTQMNELGMEPIDFVVVNLYPFKETIAKPDVTFADAIENIDIGGPTMIRSAAKNHKFVSVIVDPVDYDIVLAELKENGEVAEETKRKLAAKVFRHTAAYDALISNYLTEQMGEESPETLTVTFEKKQDLRYGENPHQKATFYKAPFAATSSVAYAEQLHGKELSYNNINDADAALSIVKEFTEPAVVAVKHMNPCGVGVGTDIHEAYTRAYEADPVSIFGGIIAANREIDKATAEKLHEIFLEIVIAPSFSQEALEVLQSKKNLRLLTINIEKATSASKKLTSVQGGLLVQEEDTLSLDESTISIPTKREPSEQEWKDLKLAWKVVKHVKSNAIVLAKDDMTIGVGAGQMNRVGSAKIAITQAGEKAQGSALASDAFFPMPDTLEEAAKAGITAIIQPGGSIRDEDSIKVADTYGIAMVFTGVRHFKH, encoded by the coding sequence ATGAAAAAGCGTGCATTAGTAAGTGTTTCAGATAAAACAGGAGTAGTAGAATTTGTTAAAGGGTTACTAGAACAAGGGATTGAAGTTATTTCAACAGGTGGTACGAAAAAGTTATTAGAAGAAAACGGTTTACAAGTAATTGGTATTTCTGAAGTAACTGGTTTCCCTGAAATTATGGATGGCCGTGTGAAAACGTTACATCCAAATATTCATGGTGGTCTATTAGCAGTTCGTGATAATGAAACACATGTAACACAAATGAATGAATTAGGTATGGAGCCAATTGACTTTGTTGTTGTTAACTTATATCCATTTAAAGAAACAATCGCTAAGCCTGATGTAACATTTGCTGATGCAATTGAAAATATTGATATCGGTGGCCCGACAATGATTCGCTCTGCTGCGAAAAATCATAAATTCGTATCTGTAATTGTAGATCCAGTAGATTATGATATTGTGTTAGCAGAACTGAAAGAGAACGGTGAAGTAGCAGAGGAAACAAAACGTAAACTAGCAGCGAAAGTATTCCGTCATACAGCAGCGTATGATGCGTTAATTTCTAACTACTTAACAGAGCAAATGGGTGAAGAAAGTCCAGAAACATTAACTGTGACATTTGAGAAAAAGCAAGACTTACGTTATGGCGAGAACCCACATCAAAAGGCAACTTTCTATAAAGCGCCATTCGCGGCAACTTCTTCTGTTGCATACGCAGAACAATTACACGGTAAAGAATTATCGTATAACAATATTAATGATGCAGACGCAGCACTTAGCATCGTAAAAGAATTTACAGAACCAGCAGTAGTAGCAGTAAAACATATGAATCCATGTGGTGTTGGAGTAGGAACTGATATTCACGAAGCATATACTCGCGCTTATGAAGCAGATCCAGTATCAATTTTCGGCGGTATTATTGCAGCAAATCGTGAAATTGATAAAGCTACAGCAGAAAAGTTACATGAAATTTTCTTAGAAATTGTTATCGCACCTTCGTTCTCGCAAGAAGCTTTAGAAGTGTTACAAAGTAAGAAGAACTTACGTTTATTAACTATAAATATTGAAAAAGCGACAAGTGCAAGCAAAAAACTAACTTCTGTACAAGGTGGACTTCTCGTTCAAGAAGAAGATACGTTATCATTAGATGAAAGTACAATTTCAATTCCAACGAAACGTGAACCTTCAGAGCAAGAATGGAAAGATTTAAAACTAGCTTGGAAAGTTGTAAAACATGTGAAATCAAACGCAATTGTTTTAGCGAAAGATGACATGACAATTGGCGTCGGTGCGGGACAGATGAACCGTGTAGGTTCTGCAAAAATCGCAATTACACAAGCTGGTGAAAAAGCACAAGGTAGCGCACTTGCATCTGATGCTTTCTTCCCAATGCCAGATACATTAGAAGAAGCAGCAAAAGCAGGAATTACAGCAATCATTCAACCAGGCGGATCAATCCGTGATGAAGATTCTATTAAAGTGGCAGATACTTATGGGATTGCTATGGTGTTCACTGGCGTACGTCATTTCAAACACTAA
- the pcrA gene encoding DNA helicase PcrA — protein sequence MSMTDRLLNGLNPQQQKAVQTTNGPLLLMAGAGSGKTRVLTHRIAYLLGEKGVAPWNVLAITFTNKAAREMRERIDTLVGPEAEDIWISTFHSMCVRILRRDIDRIGINRNFTILDSGDQLTVVKKIMKERNIDPKKFEPRSILAGISNAKNELLSADKYAKKITMADPYEKLTSDVYTEYQKRLLKNNSLDFDDLIMTTIQLFERVPEVLEFYQRKFQYIHVDEYQDTNKAQYLLVKHLAARFKNLCVVGDSDQSIYRWRGADISNILSFEKDYENAQVILLEQNYRSSQNILNAANAVIEKNTNRKPKKLWTDNQVGSKISYYRAATEKDEAYFVAKKIRDDIQMGKRKYTDFAVLYRTNAQSRMVEEIFLKSNIPYKIVGGTKFYDRKEIKDILAYLRLIGNPDDEISFARIINMPKRGIGATSIDKIINYGVQNGISLTAVFDEIEHVGVSAKITKAVKEFANLLNNWVNMQEYLSVTELVEEVIEKTGYRDMLKNERSLEAEGRLENLDEFLSVTQTFESQSEDKSLVAFLTDLALVADIDRVDEDPTAGEEVILMTMHSAKGLEFPVVFIVGLEEGIFPHTRSLMEEDEMQEERRLAYVGITRAEEELYLSNAQMRTLFGRTSMNAASRFITEIPTELVESLNETAPKRETSFGAKGRTASSGKTTITTTTRSRSAFARPAAKTTGGEQIGWAVGDKASHQKWGVGTVVSVKGEGDAKELDIAFPSPIGVKRLLAKFAPVTKQ from the coding sequence ATGAGTATGACAGATAGATTATTAAACGGTTTAAATCCACAGCAACAAAAAGCAGTCCAAACAACGAATGGACCACTTCTATTAATGGCAGGTGCAGGTAGTGGTAAGACACGTGTGTTAACACATCGTATTGCATATTTACTTGGTGAAAAAGGTGTAGCACCATGGAATGTACTGGCTATTACCTTCACAAATAAAGCAGCTCGTGAAATGCGTGAGCGTATTGATACACTTGTGGGACCAGAAGCAGAAGATATTTGGATTTCGACGTTCCACTCTATGTGTGTACGTATTTTACGACGGGATATCGATCGTATTGGTATTAATCGTAACTTTACAATCTTAGATTCAGGCGATCAGCTAACTGTAGTCAAAAAAATTATGAAAGAGCGCAATATTGATCCGAAGAAATTTGAGCCGCGCTCTATTTTAGCGGGTATTAGTAATGCGAAAAATGAACTGTTATCTGCGGATAAATATGCAAAAAAAATTACAATGGCTGATCCATATGAAAAATTAACGAGCGATGTATACACAGAGTATCAAAAACGTCTTTTGAAAAATAATTCATTAGACTTTGATGATTTAATTATGACCACGATTCAGTTATTTGAACGTGTTCCAGAAGTATTAGAGTTTTATCAGCGTAAGTTCCAATATATTCACGTTGATGAGTATCAAGATACGAACAAAGCGCAATATCTTCTTGTTAAACATTTGGCAGCGCGTTTTAAAAATCTTTGCGTTGTAGGTGACTCTGACCAGTCTATTTATCGCTGGCGTGGTGCAGATATTTCTAACATTTTGTCGTTCGAAAAAGACTATGAGAATGCACAAGTAATTTTGTTAGAACAAAACTATCGTTCGTCACAAAATATTTTAAATGCAGCGAATGCTGTTATTGAAAAAAATACGAATCGTAAGCCGAAGAAATTATGGACAGACAATCAAGTTGGAAGTAAAATCTCGTATTATCGTGCTGCAACTGAAAAGGACGAAGCGTATTTTGTTGCGAAAAAAATTCGTGACGATATTCAAATGGGGAAACGAAAATATACTGATTTTGCAGTGTTATATCGTACGAATGCTCAGTCTCGTATGGTCGAGGAGATTTTCCTTAAATCTAACATTCCGTACAAAATTGTCGGGGGTACGAAGTTCTACGACCGTAAAGAGATTAAAGATATTTTGGCGTACTTACGTTTAATCGGTAATCCAGATGATGAAATTAGTTTTGCACGTATTATTAACATGCCAAAGCGTGGTATTGGTGCGACTTCTATCGATAAAATTATTAATTACGGTGTGCAAAACGGAATTTCATTAACTGCTGTATTTGATGAAATTGAGCATGTTGGAGTAAGTGCAAAAATTACAAAGGCAGTAAAAGAATTTGCGAATTTATTAAATAACTGGGTAAATATGCAAGAGTATTTATCTGTTACAGAATTAGTAGAAGAAGTTATTGAAAAAACAGGCTATCGCGATATGTTGAAAAATGAACGTTCTTTAGAAGCGGAAGGTCGTTTAGAAAACTTAGACGAGTTCTTATCTGTTACGCAAACATTTGAATCTCAAAGCGAAGATAAGAGCCTTGTTGCATTCTTAACAGATTTAGCACTTGTTGCTGATATTGATCGTGTAGATGAAGACCCAACTGCTGGTGAAGAAGTTATTTTAATGACGATGCACTCAGCGAAAGGATTAGAGTTCCCGGTTGTCTTTATTGTTGGCTTAGAGGAAGGGATATTCCCTCATACTCGTTCTCTTATGGAAGAGGATGAAATGCAAGAAGAACGTCGTCTTGCTTATGTAGGTATTACCCGTGCAGAAGAAGAGCTATATTTATCTAACGCGCAAATGCGTACTTTATTTGGTAGAACAAGTATGAACGCTGCGTCTCGATTCATTACAGAAATCCCGACAGAACTAGTGGAATCATTAAATGAAACAGCGCCAAAGCGTGAAACATCGTTTGGTGCAAAAGGCAGAACGGCAAGTAGCGGCAAAACGACAATCACAACGACAACACGCTCTCGTTCAGCTTTCGCGCGCCCTGCAGCTAAGACGACAGGTGGCGAACAAATTGGCTGGGCAGTAGGAGATAAAGCTTCCCACCAAAAATGGGGAGTCGGTACAGTTGTAAGTGTAAAAGGTGAAGGTGATGCAAAAGAATTAGATATTGCATTCCCAAGCCCAATTGGTGTTAAACGTTTGTTAGCAAAATTTGCACCTGTGACGAAACAATAG
- a CDS encoding YgaP family membrane protein has protein sequence MKQNIGTINALIRITLGLVLFGCSATKLVRKPWCTWSNIFLWIGAMKVAEGIVRFCPVVEMWKFGKYMNMGAFKMPSMNFAEKGHAKEEVNQTSTHDKPKSKGSYDASDKEIESAIENIILAKPL, from the coding sequence ATGAAGCAAAATATCGGGACAATAAACGCTCTAATTCGAATTACACTTGGGCTTGTCCTCTTCGGATGTAGTGCAACTAAACTTGTACGCAAGCCGTGGTGCACTTGGTCTAACATTTTTCTATGGATTGGTGCAATGAAAGTTGCAGAAGGAATTGTTCGTTTCTGCCCTGTTGTTGAAATGTGGAAATTCGGAAAATACATGAATATGGGGGCATTTAAAATGCCTAGCATGAATTTTGCTGAAAAAGGACATGCTAAAGAAGAAGTGAATCAAACTTCCACTCATGACAAGCCAAAGTCAAAAGGAAGTTATGACGCTTCTGACAAAGAGATTGAGTCAGCGATTGAAAATATAATCCTGGCAAAACCGCTTTGA
- the purD gene encoding phosphoribosylamine--glycine ligase yields the protein MNVLVIGRGGREHALAWKFAQSEKVEKVYVAPGNEGMRDVATPVDIDENDFDALVLFAKENNVELTFVGPEIPLMNGIVDCFKEEGLRVFGPNKAAAVIEGSKAFTKELMKKYDIPTAAYETFTDYEEAVQYIQKVGAPIVIKADGLAAGKGVTVAMTLEEALQAVKEMLQDVKFGAASKKIVIEEFLDGQEFSLMAFVNGTTVHPMVIAQDHKRAFDGDKGPNTGGMGAYSPVPQIPESAVQEAIQTVLHPTAKAMIAENRSFTGILYAGLILTNDGPKVIEFNARFGDPETEVVLPRLENDLVDVCNAVLDESELTLQWSEEAVIGVVLASKGYPEAYKKGDIISGLDALQDVIVFHAGTAMKHGDFVTNGGRVLFVACKANSLQEAKDKVYKEIGKIESDGLFYRSDIGYRAIGHEMTKS from the coding sequence ATGAATGTTTTAGTAATTGGCCGCGGTGGGCGTGAGCATGCTTTAGCTTGGAAGTTTGCACAATCTGAAAAAGTAGAAAAGGTATATGTAGCACCAGGTAATGAAGGTATGAGAGATGTTGCAACACCAGTTGATATTGATGAAAATGATTTTGATGCATTAGTTTTATTTGCAAAAGAGAATAATGTTGAGTTAACTTTCGTTGGACCAGAAATTCCGCTTATGAATGGAATTGTTGATTGTTTTAAAGAAGAGGGACTTCGCGTATTTGGTCCGAATAAAGCGGCTGCTGTTATTGAAGGTAGTAAAGCTTTTACAAAAGAGCTTATGAAAAAGTATGATATTCCAACTGCGGCGTACGAAACTTTTACAGATTATGAAGAAGCAGTACAGTACATTCAAAAAGTTGGTGCACCAATCGTTATTAAAGCTGACGGCCTAGCTGCGGGTAAAGGGGTAACGGTAGCAATGACGCTTGAAGAGGCATTACAAGCTGTGAAAGAAATGCTACAAGATGTGAAATTCGGCGCGGCAAGTAAGAAGATCGTTATTGAAGAGTTTTTAGATGGACAAGAATTTTCATTAATGGCATTCGTGAATGGAACAACTGTACATCCAATGGTAATCGCCCAAGATCATAAAAGAGCTTTTGATGGTGATAAAGGTCCAAATACGGGCGGAATGGGTGCATATTCTCCAGTACCACAAATTCCAGAATCAGCAGTTCAAGAAGCGATTCAAACCGTATTACATCCAACTGCTAAGGCGATGATTGCAGAAAACCGTTCGTTTACAGGTATTTTATACGCAGGTCTTATTTTAACAAATGATGGTCCGAAGGTAATTGAATTTAATGCACGCTTCGGTGATCCTGAAACAGAAGTTGTATTACCTCGCTTAGAAAATGATTTAGTTGACGTATGTAACGCTGTATTAGATGAAAGTGAACTAACGTTACAATGGTCAGAAGAAGCTGTAATCGGTGTTGTACTTGCTTCTAAAGGATATCCAGAAGCATATAAAAAAGGTGATATTATTAGTGGACTAGATGCACTGCAAGATGTGATTGTTTTCCATGCAGGTACAGCAATGAAACATGGGGACTTTGTAACGAACGGTGGCCGTGTATTATTTGTTGCTTGTAAGGCAAATAGTTTACAAGAAGCAAAAGATAAAGTATATAAAGAAATCGGTAAAATTGAGAGTGATGGTCTATTTTATCGAAGTGATATAGGATATCGTGCAATTGGGCATGAGATGACGAAAAGTTAA
- a CDS encoding heptaprenylglyceryl phosphate synthase, which yields MYDISGWKHVFKLDPNKELSDEHLEMICESGTDAVIVGGSDGVTIDNVLHMLVSIRRYAVPCVLEVSDVEAITPGFDFYYIPSVLNSRKVEWVTGVHHEALKEFGDIMDWDEIFMEGYCVLNPEAKVAQLTEAKCDLTEDDVIAYARLADKLLHLPIFYLEYSGTYGDVELVKNVKAELKQAKLYYGGGISNAEQAKEMAQYADTVVVGNIIYDDIKSALKTVKAVKGE from the coding sequence ATGTACGATATTTCCGGATGGAAACATGTATTTAAGCTTGATCCAAATAAGGAGTTAAGCGATGAACATTTAGAAATGATTTGTGAGTCTGGAACTGATGCGGTTATTGTAGGCGGAAGTGATGGAGTTACAATTGATAACGTATTACACATGCTAGTTAGCATTCGTAGATATGCAGTTCCTTGTGTATTAGAGGTTTCTGATGTAGAAGCAATTACACCAGGATTTGATTTTTATTACATCCCAAGTGTTTTAAATAGCCGAAAAGTAGAATGGGTAACAGGTGTTCATCATGAGGCATTGAAAGAATTTGGGGATATTATGGACTGGGACGAAATTTTTATGGAAGGGTATTGTGTTTTAAATCCAGAAGCGAAAGTAGCCCAGCTTACAGAAGCGAAATGTGATTTAACAGAAGATGACGTTATTGCATATGCTCGTTTAGCAGACAAGTTATTACATTTACCGATATTTTATTTAGAATATAGCGGTACGTATGGAGATGTTGAACTTGTTAAAAATGTAAAAGCAGAATTGAAACAAGCTAAGTTATACTATGGCGGTGGTATTTCTAATGCAGAACAGGCGAAAGAAATGGCACAATATGCTGATACAGTAGTTGTTGGAAATATTATTTATGATGATATAAAATCGGCGTTAAAAACAGTTAAAGCAGTAAAAGGAGAGTAG
- a CDS encoding SPFH domain-containing protein codes for MKEKQVFYVNGFLGIIGILILAAIGVFFLAQEIFIGAALTIILAAVLATGIGIVQPNQAKVITFFGNYLGTIRQNGLFLTIPFAFRQTVSLRVENFNSKKLKVNDVDGNPIEIAAVIVYKVVDSAKAMFGVEHYDRFVEIQSETAIRHVATKYPYDNFQDETCVTLRGNTEEISEELKRELEARLEIAGVEVLETRLTHLAYATEIAHAMLQRQQAKAVLAARKEIVEGAVKMAKDSIHMLDEEGVLELDDERKANMVNNLLVAIVSDKGAQPVINTGSLY; via the coding sequence ATGAAAGAAAAACAAGTATTTTATGTAAATGGTTTTCTCGGTATTATTGGAATTTTGATTTTAGCTGCTATCGGTGTATTTTTCCTTGCACAAGAAATTTTCATAGGAGCGGCACTAACTATTATATTAGCCGCAGTTCTCGCTACAGGTATCGGTATTGTTCAACCGAATCAAGCGAAGGTTATTACGTTCTTCGGTAATTATTTAGGAACAATTCGTCAAAACGGTTTATTTTTAACGATTCCGTTCGCATTCCGTCAAACTGTATCTTTACGTGTTGAAAACTTTAACAGTAAAAAATTAAAAGTAAATGACGTTGATGGAAATCCAATTGAAATTGCAGCTGTTATCGTATATAAAGTTGTTGATTCTGCAAAAGCAATGTTTGGTGTTGAACATTATGATCGATTTGTAGAAATTCAAAGCGAAACGGCAATCCGCCATGTTGCAACAAAATATCCTTATGACAATTTCCAAGATGAAACCTGCGTTACGTTACGCGGAAATACTGAAGAAATCTCTGAAGAATTAAAACGTGAGTTAGAGGCGCGTCTTGAAATTGCTGGTGTAGAAGTATTAGAAACTCGTTTAACGCACTTAGCTTACGCAACAGAAATTGCCCATGCAATGCTACAACGCCAGCAAGCAAAAGCAGTATTAGCTGCTAGAAAAGAAATTGTTGAAGGTGCTGTGAAGATGGCGAAAGATTCCATCCATATGTTAGATGAAGAAGGCGTACTAGAACTCGATGACGAGCGTAAAGCAAATATGGTAAACAACTTATTAGTTGCCATCGTTTCAGATAAAGGTGCGCAACCAGTTATTAATACAGGAAGCCTATACTAA